The genomic region AAATTTACGTGATGATCAAGCGAAAGCAATATTTGAACGAAAAGGGTGTATCGGAATTACATTTGTTCCATTTTTCACGCAAAAGAATGGAAAAGCGAAAATTAATGATGTGATTCAGCACGTGGAAAAAATGTGTGAACTAGGGGGAGAAGACCATATCGGCTTTGGGTCTGATTTTGACGGAATTAGTGAAACGATTATAGGGTTGAGCTCCTATAAAGATTATGACAAACTAATAGATGAATTATATCGATGCTATTCTTCAACGCAAGTCGGGAAATTTTTATATGACAATTTCCTTCGAGCAATCCCCTCATAAACGAAAGATGTTAATAATATAAGCAATAAATATTCGGTTTTAAAAAACTTGTTTCTCAAATAAAGAGAAACAGTTTTTTTATCGTTTAAAGGCAATACTGTTAAATATATAGCAGAAAAAATGAAAGGGCTTACAACGTTTTTTTAAAGTATTGCCTTTCTTTAAAGGCGGATTTTCTAGTAGTTCCCATAGAAAAATGATACACTAGAAAGGTAAGAGTATACGTTTTGAACGTGTTTAAAGGGGTGTATAACGAATGATTCAGCAACTTTCATGGAAAGTTGGTGGCCAACAAGGTGAAGGAATTGAGAGTACTGGAGAAATCTTTTCCATGGCTTTAAACCGCCTTGGCTACTATTTATATGGCTATCGTCATTTCTCTTCTCGGATTAAGGGAGGTCACACGAACAATAAAATTCGTGTTAGTACAACACAGGTGCGCTCAATTGCGGACGATTTAGATATTCTCGTGGCATTTGATCAAGAAACGATTGATGTGAATTATAAGGAACTTCACGATAAGGGAATTATTATTGCAGACACAAGGTTTAAACCTGTTTTACCAGAAGGTTCCCATGCGGCCCTTTATCCGGTTGCTTTCACTGAAATTGCAAGTGAACTTGGAACGTCATTAATGAAAAATATGGTAGCAGTAGGAGCTTCTTGCGCTGTTTTAAATTTGCAACCTTCTGTATTTAATGAAGTGGTTACAGAGATCTTTGGTCGTAAAGGCGAGTCCGTAGTAGAAAAGAATATGGAAGCGATCCGTCAAGGGTACGATACGATGACTCAGCAATTAGGCGACAAGGTCGGAGTAATGGAACTAGACCAGGCAGATGGTCAAAAACGAATGTTCATGATAGGAAATGACGCTATTGCTTTAGGTGCTTTAGCGGGTGGTGTTCGCCTAATGGCTGCTTATCCAATCACTCCAGCGTCTGAAATTATGGAATATTTAATTAAAAAGCTTCCGAAAGTTGGCGGAGCAGTTATCCAAACGGAGGATGAAATTGCTGCAGCAACGATGGCCATTGGGTCCAATTATGCCGGAGTTCGTGCCTTTACAGCGTCAGCAGGGCCAGGACTTTCATTGATGATGGAAGCAATCGGTCTTTCTGGAATGACGGAACAACCACTTGTTATTGTAGATACACAACGAGGAGGACCGTCCACAGGTTTGCCAACAAAGCAAGAACAGTCTGATTTAATGGCGATG from Bacillus spongiae harbors:
- a CDS encoding 2-oxoacid:acceptor oxidoreductase subunit alpha, which produces MIQQLSWKVGGQQGEGIESTGEIFSMALNRLGYYLYGYRHFSSRIKGGHTNNKIRVSTTQVRSIADDLDILVAFDQETIDVNYKELHDKGIIIADTRFKPVLPEGSHAALYPVAFTEIASELGTSLMKNMVAVGASCAVLNLQPSVFNEVVTEIFGRKGESVVEKNMEAIRQGYDTMTQQLGDKVGVMELDQADGQKRMFMIGNDAIALGALAGGVRLMAAYPITPASEIMEYLIKKLPKVGGAVIQTEDEIAAATMAIGSNYAGVRAFTASAGPGLSLMMEAIGLSGMTEQPLVIVDTQRGGPSTGLPTKQEQSDLMAMIYGTHGEIPKIVLAPSTVQEAFYDTVEAFNFAEEYQCPVIVLSDLQLSLGKQTVEPLDFSKVEIRRGKLTKNENELEELEAKKYFKRYEVTEDGVSPRVIPGMKNGIHHVTGVEHDETGKPSESPSNRQAQMDKRMRKVKKIAFNNPIYKNTPHEEADLLLVGFNSTRGVIEEAMGRLEKDGIKVNHAQIRLIHPFPTDELLPLVQSAKKVMVIENNATGQLANIIKMNLGNIEKIASFTKYDGTPFLPYEVHSKCKELI